Genomic DNA from Salvia miltiorrhiza cultivar Shanhuang (shh) chromosome 1, IMPLAD_Smil_shh, whole genome shotgun sequence:
cacggtgaCCTAGCCAGGGCACCCTCCGAACACATCTTTCCCACCCCGCCGCCCCTTGGCTGCGCCATTttcgctcccgacgagcaaAGAAAGAGGTAGGACCGGCCTCTCCCCTTCCTGGGAAGGCGGCTCTGGTAAATTAGCTTAAACCTGAAACTCCTAGTTTCTAGGGTTGGTGTTTTGCATGTTTTGCTTGTTGAGATCTtggtatcttgcgatcctgTTTTCTTTTGTGCTTCCGCGTGTTGTCTGAAATCTCGATAAATCCTTGGCATTCCAAGCCGAGTGAGATCTCCCTTGTTttggtccagttcgtctggattcCCCTGTGGgtctcctcgtgcgagtatCCTGGAAAACAAGGGAGAGAGGGGCTTATCTGGATTGACTGTGTAAGCTCTGGTGTttgttgagctctgctctgggtTGTTGCTTGTTGACTGTTGTTTGAGGCTGTTGTCTTGAGTGTTGCTGCTTGCAGCTGTTTGAGTCTCTTTGTCATCATGAACAACTGCTATAGGTTGTGGGATAGGTCTGTCCCTGGGTTTAAAACTTGCATCAGTAGGGATGTGATGCTTAATGAACTTATCTTTCCATGTTTGGCTGAATCCTCACAATCTGctgctccaagtgaggtggagaaaCTGAATGATTTTTATCAAAACAAGAATGAGCTTGTGTTTACCCCCACTGTTTCGTTTGAGGTGGACCCTCTACCCATTTTGGATGCAAACCCTGAGGTTGACATTGAACCTATCATGCATAATGAGCCTGTTATAAATGAACCTACTGAAGAAACTTGGACACTAGTGGAAAAGCCTACTGATTGTTATGTTATTGAGTGCAAATTGTTGTTTAATGCCAAACATGAAACTGATAATGTGAGATACAAAGCTAGGCTTGTTGTTAAGGACTTTACACAAAAGGTAGGCCTTGATTGCAATGTGGTTTCTGCTTCTGTTGTGTTTTTTTATTGTGGTTAAAGTTCTGCCTCTGTGCTTGTGTGTGTGGCAAGTTCAGCCTCTGTGGCTGCttgtcttttttcttttcttgttctCTGTTGTGTCGTGTGTTCTGAGTCTGAGCTCTGtgttttgctctgctctggtcttttTGCTCTGTGACTTTTGAGTCTGTAGTTGTCTGGTCCTGCGTGTGTCCCTGCTTGTTTATCTTTTGCATGTTGTTTTGTTGCTGTTCTCTCCTCTTGAGTTTCttgtgtgtgttctgtgtgtttgtgtttgttaAGTCTGTTGAGTCTTCAATGATAACCTCTCTGGTTTGAGAATGTGGTGATTTCCCTTGGGTTGGTCTCTGGTGTTGAGACTGAGAttaatatgcataatatttttctcacccTCTATTGTTTTGTCTTTGTGATAGGATGATAGTAAAAATGGCTGTGATGATAAGCTCGAATCAACGACAGGCTCTTCCCTGGTGACTTAATGATCATTGTGCCAAAGGTAGAATGTGGAGAGTTGGCCCAATGATCTTTATTTCACTAGCCCAAATCTGTTACTCGACCCatttcccaaaccctagcccactatCACTTATCTGCGCCGCTTCATCTTTTTTGCCGCCCGTCTCCTCGATTCCCACCTCCGACTTCAATGCTCCACCCTCCTTCCCAATGACCTCCACTCCTTTTTATCCCTGCTGCAAGTCTTTCAATCGTAAGGAAGTTTTCACACCGTTTTTCTcagaaggctctgctattccttcttgAAGTGTCGCCGGATTCCTGTCCGTGGTTTCCTGATTGGTGACTGTGAGTGTGAACTTCACTTCGTTTGAGTGCCTGTATCACCGGATTCCTGTCCATCGGTTTCCTGGTTTGGTGATACTTTGTGAGTGTGCAAGCCATCGAAATCCTGTCCATCGGATTCCTGCTGCTGGTGGCTGTGCAATCGAGATTGGGGTGCTGATCTGTTTCTCCTGTTCCCTTTGAACCGTGGTCATTGAGCTGCTGGAAGGGCCCTGCCTActgtgggaaaatctgagccacaTTGAGTTCCCTCTGAATTTCTTACTTTCTCTCTTTCCTTCAGAATTACTTTGTTTCTCTTTTACTTGCTGTCTGTCTTTGTGTGTTGCAGGGAAGTGAAGAAGAGCAGAGGGATCGAGGAACCGAGGCCAGAGGaaccgccagaggaatcgaggcgccaGCGGGATCGAGTCTCCAGCGCAGCGGGATCGAGTCCAGCGGGATCCATTCCAGCGGGATCGAGGCCAGCGGGGCCGAGTCCTCCAGTGCAGCGGATTCCAGCGGAGCCGAGTCCAGTCCAGCGGAGTCGGAGGCGCCAGAGAattcgcggcgagcagggaagtcgccccgagcaggGAAGATCAAGTACTTGAGCACGAGTGGGGgagacaggaggttcgggaaccaagtggtgtaaccctggctaggcgaagatacccaacaagTGTAAACCGATTAATTCGgtttaaccgattaaccgaccggttaaaccgattaaccgattaaCGTAAAATACTATAACCgataatcgaaccgaaccgataaaaatcgattatcggttaaccgattaaccgattttccggttcggttacggttttaaCCGGATAACCGAAATCGGTTATCCAGCCCTAATTTTGGTGGTTAGTACCTAGtagtaaaaattcaaaaaaataaagataaaaaagaaaCAATTGTTATGCAATGATAAAAGGTCGTTAGAGCCGTATTATTAACGACAGTTAATTTCGCTCGTTAtgcacgttttttttttttgtgtgtagCTTTGCGCACTTGTGTGTATATAATTTGCACGCTTGTGCGTATATATGAGAAGAAGTTTAAAATGAATGTATGACATATGCCTTTAAAACAATTAAAAGCACGATTGAAAATAGTTTGACATGCATACATCAACAGAAGTCCTGTTCGATATTAAAATGGAAAAGAAAGGGAAAAGGTTGGACTTGCTTATATGTGCGTTGGTGAGCAGTTAGAACTTTTCATATAGAGATATTGTACAATAGCTCTAAAATTAGTATTCGTGTCTAAAAAGGATGCATATCTCAAAAGTATATTGGATAATATTAagaagcatatatatatatactgaaaaaagaaaagttaaGTTAAAAAAGATAATGCATAGTACCTAACTTGATAAAATATGGGGTTTTAACACATGACTTGACAATAGTACTATatagtaatttaatttgtttaattaaaacAGCAGACTTCCAAAAACTAAAGTTGAAATTCCAACTTTCATTTGAGGACTGGGTCATCGATACTAAATGAATTCCACGAAGCAACAGTATTATGTATATATGAGGGAAGGTCACTTGTTTGTCCATTGCCAAACCAAaccttgtatatatatataacccacACACCCACACTTCAAATTATAGAAACAATATTTACATCAACAGCATTAcatatttaaaaaaacaaacTAATGAGCAGACGACGTCTTAGCATCAATCCCCTCACCTCTCCAACTTTGAACGAGTAATTATAATTCCTCTCACTCTACTTAATACAAGCACATTAATTTTATTCAATTCCCATAATTAATCTCCTAAATCTTTTGATACATGCAGATTGGAAATGCAAGACAACACAAgcactgccgccgccgctgcggCCGTGGCCGTGGCCCCCGCCCCCGCCCCCGAGCCCGGGAAAACGAGCATCCACGTGACGGCCCTGGACGGCATAGTGAACGTCAACTCCCTCTTCACGATGTCGTTGTTCATCGGCTTCTCCATGACCGTCCCACAGAACGCCACCACCGCGTCAAGCGCAGCGTGCACCACCAGCGCGGAGACGGTGAGGCGGCTGATCGTGTTCGAAGTCATCTCCTTCAGCTTCTTCCTCTTCTCATCGCTGGTGGCTCAGAGCTTGAAGCTTCAGATCAACCTGCGCAACAACATGGACCCCACCGATCCTCACAAGGGCGACATCGGCATCGACCACCTCAAATACTGCCTCTTCGGCTCCGCCGTCGGATCAGTTCTCGGCTGCACGTTCCTGACGATGTCGATCGTGGATTTCATAAGGGTGAAATTGGGGTCGCTGTCGTGCGGCGGGAAGCCGGTTTACGCGGTGGTGACGCTGTTGGTATTCGTGGGGTCGGGGCTGCTAATTTATGTCATCACTGCTGCTCGTGCGGCTTTCATTGTGCAAAATGAACCACCTGCTTCTACTGTTGAGGAGAATGTGAGGGCCTAGTTTCCATGAGTAGAAATATTCATTTCGTTTGGatggaattaaattaaattaatctgCAGACCTAGTTTCTCTTTCAtgtattaatataatattaaggCTAGTGGGCTTGCAGCTGCAGCTATATTACAACTTACAAGCAGTCCGCTTAGGTCCGGGGAAGAAATCTaatgtcccacaattttatgtgtcaCTGTATCCCAtttttatatctattattttaaaaatattttttataaaaataaaagttattatgatactatgaattatatttaatttttattttaaaacattaaattttttaaaaaatatataccatgactttgaatttatcaacctattattaactaataaaagtgaaattaaatgataaaaaataattatataccctaaattgatgaaataaacactagttaataatcacaaaattaaactaaagcatataaagttgaaattgaagaaaaaatatataagaaaataaataaaattgaaagtgggacataaagtgtggtacactaaATCTCATTCCGTCCGCTTAGTGTGATATCTTTAGACATGCGCAATAAATTATGTTCAAATATGATTATATAAAAGGGGAatagtggattttgaaaataatcacTTTGGACTAGTAAAAGTAATAgtaattgataattaaaataaaaaatttaaaaattgtttatacttaattatcattttatctttttgataaaaaaaaaaacttaaaagcTATTCACGAATCACAACCAAGTTGaatgtgaatttgagttttaaagtttgaattcacaactagacatagttttagtcgtgaattcaagttttaaaagttgaattcacgactagtaatattgttagtcgtgaattcaaggtttaaaactcaaattcacgactagcattatttctagttgtgaattcgagcttttaaACTCGGATTtacaaccaacactaacgatttagctgtgaattcatcgagctggttatgaattctaattttagtcgtgaattcaaaaatctggttgtgaattcatagatccgatcgtgaattcaagaacaataattaattatccaaaatctctttctctttcaATCGATCAATTCTCTCCAATAAACTTCACAAATCatcattggaaaaaaaaaataaaaagaaatggaGAAATTAGCGTCAGAGCGCATCGGCATCAGAATAAGCACATCTAAAATTGGAACAACACCATCTGCTGGTGCACGGGTAAACCCTACTGCTACTTTGATATGGCTAAGAATAAGAGTAACAGTCTTATCCTCCAAATCCAATAAATGATGTTACTTGTAgcttgttaattaattataattacttACCTCCTCCATTGTAAGTTTTTGTAGAGCATGATGAATTGGTAgcaattttcaattttggtGGTAAAGGATTGAGAAGTGACGAAGGAActttggaagagagagagagagatttgctGAGAGAATTATGAAATTATAGAATATGAAGAGAGACGAAagactaatttttaaattttaatgttaagggtaaatttgtatttttgcaCAAAAATTgaccatttttaaaaaaattatttgatcgattaatttttaaatttaatataggaAAGTGAccaattccaaaaaaaaaaaaaaaaaaaaaaacctaaagaaCTCTTGACAATACAGAAAATTAAGagacgagttttattaaaaaaaattatgacaaaaattcaatagaaaaaaaaaagtgatggaAGAAGAGTACTCGTCTATCACAACgataaatgaaaataagaaagaaatgAATAAACAAACCGATAAAAAAGGCAAACTAAAGAGGACGAGAATTTTTGGCAAAATAAAGAACTGAAGCAAAATAAGACCAAAGAGGTGAGTCGGTTTGAAGCCGCGCCTTGTATCTACAAGGTCGTGGTTTGAATCATGCATGCAGCGACATATGCGCAGTAAATTATGTATACTCTACATGGATGACGAAAATCTAGATCCAAGAAATAAAACATATGCCATGCCCAACAAAGAAAACATCTTGTAGAGTTGGGGGGCTTATGTGCAATTAGCTGGAGTATTGGGACTGATATGTTAAGTTTGTCATAACAGTTCTAGATTCAATTATGCGTGTGTGCAACTCACATTCTATGCATGAGATATATATAGTGGCAGCTCTTAATTTGCAGAGGAGAAGACTTCATCGTAGAGCGAGAGGGTAAAAGTGTGCAACTAGATCATTGATCTTGATAAGCTAGGGTTACTCATTCTTGAGTCTGTATATTTCATTCCTTTATTGATAATAAAGTGATTCATCTTTATGCCCGTGTGTGTAGGATCTTTGGATGCGAACCATGTAAACACTTGCGTCAATCTTCGTTTTAGTTTCTTGCTGAATTGTTTAGTTCATAGAATCTTGAGCTAAATTTGTATTGCAACTGCTCTTGAATCAACATTTGGCGCCATCTGTGCGAAGTTGGATTCGGATTAACGGCGGTTGCAGATCGCGAGGTCAAAGACAGTCGCAGCATCGGAGAAGATATATATCAACGGTAAACTAAGGCCGGGAGACTTAATGCATGGCAAGAACCATTTTAGTCTTTGGAAGATTAGAATGTGTGCCATACTCATACAGCAGGGATTTACTGATGCCTTGAAGGAAGCACCAACAGATGAGAAGGGAAAGACTGAATGAGCATCCAAGATCAGTCAGGAGGAAATTGATCAGACTCACAGTGCAATCATTCTATGTTTGGGTGATAGAGTACTTTGTGAAGTGGCAAAGGAAGGCACTACATTGGAGGTATGGAAGAAGCTTCACTCTCTGTATAGATACAAAATAATTTGTTGCGAACAAATCATACATGAAACAATTGTTATACTCCTATAAGTTTACAGAGGATAAGAGTCTTTCTGATCAACTGGATGAGTTTAATGAATCACTTGATGACTTACAGAGTATTGATGCTAAGTTGGCAGATGAGGATAAAGCCATTCTTGCTACTGAATGCACTACCCAAAATATATGAGCATCTTAAAGATGCAATGCTATTTGGGAAGGAAAATTCTATCACATTCAATTAAGTGATGAATGTCTTAAGAGCTAAAGAATTGCAGAAAGGCAGTTGAGGGAAGGCAAGAATCTCAACCAGAAAGTCTTAACGTCAAGAAACATAAATCTGAAAAATTCAAGTAGGAAAATGGGCAAACCAAGAAAAGAAATCAGAAGAAATCCAAAAAATGGAAGAAAGTGATAACAAAAAATGCTATCACTGCAAAAAGCTCAAACACATTAGAAAGGATTGCTATTCTTGGAAAAGAAAGCAGGCCAAGCAAAATCAAATTAAccaaaaaaagaacaaattctGCAGATCAAGTTGAAGAAGCTGAGATGCTAAATGTTGTCAACCATAAGATGGATGGACTCAACATGCTCTTTCCACATTTGTTCACAAAAAGAATGGTTCACTGACTTATAGCTATGGGGTTCTCCTATTATTCTGATCATGGTATGTTACATGTTATGAATGGCTCTAAGTGTGTTATGAGAGGATATATACACAAGAGTCTTTACTATAAGATGTTCATAATATTATAGTTTTCAATTTAGatgaattttttcaattttatattaaaatttaaatgaattttttcaattttacgAGTTTCATAATATTATAGTTTTCAAAAATTGCCCAATAAGAggttcaaaaaatatattaaaatgataaatattactataaaataaattaaaatataaatttatactcacaaaaaattatttattaaattaattttattttacgtGTGAATGCACGCAGTCTCTACTACTTACTTAAATAAACTAGATTAGTTTTTCTTTATCCATGAGTTATAACATTTCTTGCTGTGTGACCGaaccaatatatatatcaacatGTGCTAATTGGGAGAATAAACCGTTAGCATTTCATTTTAGCATTTCAGTTGCCAAATTACTCACGTTCTTAGCGTGATGCACTGATCGCCCCTTCAccctctctgtctctctctctcacacactcaCGCACTCGCACACTTGAAGGCTTTCGTCTTTCGTGGATGATACGATATTTGCTGCCGTGAATATGTACGGACAAAGCCTCGCTCGTTTCATCATCGGCATTGTTGGTTTGTGCTTCATGCGCTCTTTCTTACGCTTTTCCTTTCTTAAGAATTTTGTGCATGCTGGTGGAGCTCTGTTCTGTGAGTGTTTTTCTATGTCTATTTTGCATGTTTGTGTGTGTACTTTAGTGTACTGTTTTAGCTTgagtttttttaattataatttgctGGAGAACTGATTGAGCGTAAATCGATTAGATTTCTATTACGATATATATAGCTTGAGTTTATCAAATTGACTGAGAAGAAGATCGAtttgttttcttcattttgtATCGTGATTTTggtggtattttttttatgattgttGAATGAATGTTAGTATTGATTTTGAATATGCGAGTTTGAGGTATTCTACTATGTAATAGGACTGAAACATGATTATT
This window encodes:
- the LOC131016755 gene encoding uncharacterized protein LOC131016755, translating into MSRRRLSINPLTSPTLNELEMQDNTSTAAAAAAVAVAPAPAPEPGKTSIHVTALDGIVNVNSLFTMSLFIGFSMTVPQNATTASSAACTTSAETVRRLIVFEVISFSFFLFSSLVAQSLKLQINLRNNMDPTDPHKGDIGIDHLKYCLFGSAVGSVLGCTFLTMSIVDFIRVKLGSLSCGGKPVYAVVTLLVFVGSGLLIYVITAARAAFIVQNEPPASTVEENVRA